The following proteins are encoded in a genomic region of Galbibacter sp. BG1:
- the thrA gene encoding bifunctional aspartate kinase/homoserine dehydrogenase I, whose product MKVLKFGGSSVANAQNIEKVKNIVANTSKEDKTIVVVSAFGGVTDLLVKASLFAAAQDEAYKKVLEEIEEKHISTVQQLIEINNHSKVISNVKRELNVLETLLEGAFLIGETTPKLLDKIVGYGELLSSFIINEYFLKEGLDTIHKDSKSLIKTNDDFGKATVDYKTTNELCENYFGTVTYQIIVAPGFVASSSKGESTTLGRGGSDYTAAIFAAAINADSLEIWTDVSGMYTANPKLVKQAFAIPHISYEEAMELSHFGAKVLYPPTIQPVLTKGISIHIKNTFAPEEEGTLITKNTNGKERAVRGISHVENISLISLEGSGMVGIPGISKRFFEVLSQAKVSVVFITQASSEHSICIGVASADADKAKSALEMAFEYEMTLKKINPVVVENDLAIVALVGDNMKSHQGLSGRMFSALGKNNVNIRAIAQGASERNISAVINKNDVKKALNTLHEQFFEDNVKQLNLFVMGVGNVGEKFLAQIEKQRKFLKKQLKLNIRVVALSNSKKMVFDENGLNLKNWKEQLDNGEATGLDKFFKKVNELNLRNSIFVDNTANEAVSNTYSSYLKDSISVVTCNKIAASSPYKNYVHLKELSRKYNAPFLFETNVGAGLPIIDTLKNLIASGDKITKIQAVLSGSLNFVFNNFNDNTNFDEVVKQAQEEGYTEPDPKIDLSGIDVMRKILILARESGNELDIEQIENDSFLPQESLDTDNVEDFYKTLVKHKEHFDGIYKAAADKDCRLKYVAQFENGKAKVGLQHIPKDHPFYNLEGSDNIVLFFTERYVKQPLIIKGAGAGADVTASGIFADIIRIGNF is encoded by the coding sequence ATGAAAGTATTAAAATTTGGTGGCTCCTCGGTTGCCAATGCCCAGAATATAGAAAAAGTAAAGAATATAGTTGCAAACACTTCAAAAGAAGACAAAACTATCGTAGTGGTATCTGCTTTTGGTGGTGTAACCGATTTATTGGTAAAAGCTTCGCTATTCGCCGCCGCTCAAGATGAAGCCTATAAAAAAGTACTGGAGGAAATCGAGGAAAAACATATTTCCACCGTACAACAATTAATAGAAATAAATAACCACAGTAAAGTAATAAGTAACGTAAAACGCGAATTGAATGTTCTTGAAACGTTGCTGGAAGGAGCTTTCCTGATTGGGGAAACCACACCCAAGCTTTTAGACAAGATTGTAGGATATGGCGAATTGCTCTCGTCGTTTATTATTAACGAATATTTCTTAAAAGAAGGCCTCGACACAATTCATAAAGACAGTAAATCACTCATAAAAACCAATGATGATTTTGGCAAAGCTACAGTTGATTATAAAACTACCAATGAACTTTGCGAAAACTACTTTGGAACGGTGACATACCAAATAATTGTGGCTCCCGGGTTTGTGGCCTCTTCTTCCAAAGGGGAATCTACGACTTTAGGCCGTGGAGGATCGGATTATACGGCAGCTATTTTCGCCGCTGCTATCAATGCAGATAGCCTCGAAATTTGGACTGATGTCAGCGGAATGTACACGGCCAACCCGAAATTAGTGAAACAAGCCTTCGCCATTCCCCACATTTCTTATGAAGAAGCGATGGAGTTGTCTCATTTTGGCGCGAAAGTTTTATATCCACCAACCATACAGCCAGTATTAACAAAAGGAATTTCCATTCATATTAAAAACACTTTTGCCCCCGAGGAAGAGGGAACCCTTATAACCAAAAACACCAACGGAAAAGAACGCGCCGTGCGTGGTATAAGTCATGTTGAAAATATCTCTTTAATTTCCCTGGAAGGAAGTGGAATGGTAGGTATTCCAGGAATTTCAAAACGTTTCTTTGAAGTGCTATCACAGGCTAAAGTGAGTGTAGTATTTATTACCCAAGCTTCTTCGGAACATTCTATTTGTATTGGAGTAGCTTCCGCAGATGCCGATAAAGCCAAGAGCGCGTTGGAAATGGCTTTTGAATATGAAATGACTTTGAAAAAGATCAATCCAGTAGTAGTTGAAAATGACTTGGCTATTGTAGCTTTGGTAGGAGATAATATGAAGAGCCACCAAGGGTTGAGCGGACGCATGTTTAGCGCTTTGGGGAAAAACAACGTTAATATCCGTGCCATTGCCCAAGGAGCTTCAGAAAGAAATATATCCGCCGTAATCAATAAAAACGACGTAAAAAAAGCCTTAAATACCCTTCACGAGCAATTTTTCGAAGACAATGTAAAACAGTTGAACCTGTTTGTTATGGGAGTTGGAAATGTTGGGGAAAAATTCTTGGCTCAAATTGAAAAGCAACGTAAGTTTTTAAAGAAGCAATTAAAGCTTAACATTCGGGTGGTTGCCCTATCAAACTCCAAAAAGATGGTTTTTGATGAAAACGGACTCAATCTAAAAAACTGGAAGGAACAACTCGATAATGGGGAAGCTACCGGATTGGATAAATTCTTTAAGAAAGTAAATGAGCTCAATTTACGAAATAGTATTTTCGTGGATAATACGGCAAATGAAGCAGTTTCCAATACCTATTCCAGCTACTTAAAGGATAGTATTTCTGTGGTTACTTGTAACAAGATTGCTGCCTCTTCTCCATATAAAAACTATGTTCATTTAAAGGAACTATCCAGAAAATACAATGCGCCTTTCTTGTTTGAAACCAATGTAGGTGCCGGACTTCCTATTATCGATACATTGAAAAACTTAATTGCTTCCGGAGATAAAATAACGAAAATCCAAGCCGTGCTTTCAGGAAGTTTAAATTTTGTTTTCAATAATTTCAACGACAATACCAATTTCGATGAAGTAGTAAAGCAAGCCCAAGAAGAAGGATATACCGAACCAGACCCTAAAATCGATTTAAGCGGTATTGATGTAATGCGAAAGATTCTAATTCTTGCCCGTGAGAGCGGAAACGAATTGGATATTGAGCAAATTGAAAATGATTCTTTCCTTCCACAGGAAAGTTTGGACACAGATAATGTGGAGGATTTTTATAAAACATTGGTGAAACACAAAGAACATTTTGATGGCATTTACAAAGCCGCAGCCGATAAGGATTGCCGCTTGAAATATGTAGCACAGTTTGAAAATGGCAAGGCCAAAGTAGGTTTGCAACATATCCCGAAAGATCATCCATTTTATAATTTAGAGGGAAGCGACAATATTGTTCTTTTCTTTACTGAAAGATATGTAAAGCAACCTCTTATAATAAAAGGAGCTGGTGCGGGTGCAGATGTTACCGCTTCTGGTATCTTTGCAGATATTATAAGGATTGGTAACTTTTAA
- the thrC gene encoding threonine synthase gives MKYYSLNSTKNNAQTSFEEAVVRGIAPDRGLYFPNQIKPLEKEFIQNIEKYSNEEIAFKVIAQFVNDEIPEPVLKEIIRETLCFDFPTVAVEDNVYSLELFHGPTMAFKDVGARFMARCLGYFNRDKQDETVTVLVATSGDTGGAVASGFLDVKGVEVVILYPSGKVSDIQEKQLTTLGKNITALEVDGVFDDCQDMVKTAFLDAELTEENLTSANSINVARWLPQMFYFFFAYKQLKAKNKELVFSVPSGNFGNICAGMMAYKLGLPVKHFVASTNINDTVPQYMATKEYNPKPSKQTISNAMDVGNPSNFIRIQTLFDNNFEELNQLFSSFSYTDKDTRETMEKIHKNSGYVADPHGAVGYLGLKRYQQAEPNTLGVFLETAHPVKFLDVVEETLGIIVAIPEQIKAVMDKEKKAHAIKNYEELKSYLKGR, from the coding sequence ATGAAATATTACAGTCTTAATAGTACTAAAAATAATGCACAAACAAGCTTCGAGGAAGCTGTGGTACGAGGAATCGCTCCCGATAGAGGACTTTACTTTCCGAATCAAATAAAACCCCTGGAAAAGGAATTTATTCAAAATATTGAAAAATACAGCAATGAAGAAATAGCTTTTAAAGTAATAGCCCAATTCGTAAACGACGAAATTCCCGAGCCGGTTTTAAAGGAAATTATCCGAGAAACCTTATGCTTCGATTTTCCCACCGTAGCAGTGGAAGATAACGTGTATTCCCTAGAACTTTTTCATGGGCCCACCATGGCATTTAAAGATGTTGGCGCCCGTTTTATGGCACGTTGTTTAGGCTATTTTAACCGTGATAAACAAGATGAAACCGTTACCGTCCTTGTAGCTACCTCAGGAGATACTGGAGGTGCTGTGGCAAGCGGGTTCTTAGATGTAAAAGGTGTGGAAGTGGTTATATTGTACCCTAGCGGAAAGGTAAGCGATATTCAAGAAAAACAATTAACTACTTTAGGCAAAAACATTACTGCTTTGGAAGTCGATGGCGTATTTGATGACTGCCAAGACATGGTAAAGACAGCTTTTCTGGATGCCGAACTTACAGAAGAAAACCTAACCTCTGCAAACTCCATTAACGTGGCGAGATGGTTGCCGCAGATGTTTTATTTTTTCTTCGCTTACAAGCAGCTAAAGGCTAAAAATAAAGAGTTGGTATTTTCTGTGCCCAGCGGAAACTTTGGGAATATCTGTGCCGGGATGATGGCTTATAAACTTGGATTACCTGTAAAACATTTTGTGGCTTCTACTAACATTAATGATACGGTTCCACAATATATGGCAACCAAGGAATACAATCCGAAGCCATCCAAACAAACCATTTCCAATGCTATGGACGTTGGCAACCCGAGTAATTTTATACGCATTCAAACTTTATTCGATAATAATTTTGAAGAACTCAATCAGTTGTTTTCTTCTTTTAGTTATACCGATAAGGATACGCGAGAAACCATGGAGAAAATCCATAAAAATTCTGGATATGTTGCCGATCCACACGGTGCGGTAGGTTATTTGGGATTGAAAAGATACCAGCAAGCGGAACCCAATACTTTAGGGGTCTTTCTAGAAACGGCGCATCCTGTAAAGTTTTTGGATGTAGTTGAAGAAACCCTGGGTATAATCGTAGCCATTCCCGAGCAAATTAAAGCCGTAATGGACAAAGAGAAAAAAGCGCACGCCATTAAAAATTATGAAGAACTGAAATCTTATTTGAAAGGCCGATAG
- a CDS encoding homoserine kinase — protein sequence MNEIKLFCPATIANVSCGFDVLGLCLDSTGDEMLIRKTRQKGVKITKIIGQDLPLETEKNVAGVAVLALLKEIETEYGFEIEITKKIKPGSGIGSSAASAAGAVFGVNKLLGEPFTREKLVEFAMMGEELASGAPHADNVAPALLGGFTLVKGYDPFEVLRLNSPKEIFATIIHPQIEVKTADARSVIKQTIPLKKAIIQWGNLAGLVSALYTEDYELLSRCLHDEIVEPMRSPLIPGFYKVKQAAKDAGALGSGISGSGPSIFALSKGEETARKAAAAMAEVYKEFGVDYDVHVSKINPEGVKIM from the coding sequence ATGAACGAGATTAAACTATTTTGCCCAGCAACAATAGCCAATGTTTCCTGTGGATTTGATGTACTCGGACTCTGTTTGGACAGTACCGGTGATGAAATGCTGATAAGAAAGACACGGCAAAAAGGAGTGAAAATCACCAAAATAATTGGGCAGGATTTACCGCTGGAAACCGAAAAAAATGTTGCAGGGGTTGCTGTTTTGGCATTACTAAAGGAAATAGAAACCGAATACGGATTTGAAATTGAAATCACTAAAAAAATAAAGCCTGGAAGTGGTATTGGTAGCAGTGCTGCCAGTGCTGCTGGGGCGGTTTTTGGGGTTAATAAACTTTTAGGAGAACCATTTACACGGGAAAAACTTGTGGAATTTGCTATGATGGGAGAAGAATTAGCCAGTGGCGCCCCACATGCAGATAACGTTGCTCCTGCGCTCCTAGGTGGTTTTACACTTGTAAAAGGATACGATCCTTTTGAAGTATTGCGATTAAATAGTCCGAAAGAAATTTTTGCAACTATTATTCATCCGCAAATAGAAGTAAAGACGGCAGATGCCCGTTCTGTAATAAAACAAACCATTCCGCTTAAAAAGGCCATTATTCAATGGGGAAATTTGGCAGGTTTGGTAAGCGCACTTTATACAGAAGATTACGAGCTGCTTTCCAGATGTTTACATGATGAAATCGTAGAACCGATGCGGAGTCCGCTTATTCCTGGTTTTTACAAGGTAAAACAGGCTGCAAAAGATGCTGGCGCTCTCGGAAGTGGCATTTCGGGATCGGGACCATCCATTTTTGCCTTGTCCAAAGGTGAAGAAACAGCAAGAAAAGCCGCCGCCGCCATGGCAGAAGTCTATAAGGAATTTGGCGTGGATTACGATGTACACGTTTCCAAAATAAATCCTGAAGGCGTTAAAATTATGTAA